A section of the Leminorella richardii genome encodes:
- the xseB gene encoding exodeoxyribonuclease VII small subunit codes for MPKKAPEAASFETALSELEQIVNRLENGDLPLEDALNEFERGVQLARQGQQQLQQAEQRVHILLSGDPEAPLTPFNPDEA; via the coding sequence ATGCCCAAAAAAGCGCCGGAAGCGGCCAGTTTTGAAACTGCCCTCAGCGAGCTGGAACAGATTGTTAACCGACTTGAAAACGGCGACCTTCCGCTGGAAGATGCCCTGAACGAATTTGAACGCGGGGTTCAACTGGCGCGTCAGGGGCAGCAGCAGCTACAGCAGGCGGAGCAGCGCGTCCATATTTTACTCAGTGGCGATCCTGAAGCGCCACTGACGCCGTTTAATCCGGATGAAGCCTGA
- the ispA gene encoding (2E,6E)-farnesyl diphosphate synthase, translated as MTTFLQLQSVYRQRVDSALERYLSELPEPQSPLVEAMRYGALLGGKRLRPFLVYATGKMLGLSTETLDAPAAAIECIHAYSLIHDDLPAMDDDDLRRGQPTCHIKFGEAHAILAGDALQTLAFSILCDANMADVTTADRVAMLSELAQASGAMGMCAGQALDLEAEKRKVNLTELERIHRHKTGMLIRASVRLSALAAGARAASALPLLDRYASAIGLAFQVQDDILDVIGATEKTGKRQGADLQHEKSTYPALLGIEGAQAKALELYQEAISALSELASQSYDTTALQTLAGFIIERDN; from the coding sequence ATGACTACTTTCCTACAGCTTCAGTCCGTCTATCGCCAGCGCGTCGACAGCGCCCTTGAGCGCTACCTTTCCGAGCTGCCAGAGCCTCAGTCACCGCTGGTTGAAGCCATGCGCTACGGAGCCCTGCTGGGGGGAAAGCGTCTGCGTCCGTTTTTGGTTTACGCCACGGGAAAGATGCTGGGGCTGTCTACCGAAACGCTGGACGCCCCGGCAGCAGCCATTGAATGCATTCACGCCTATTCGCTGATCCACGATGATTTACCCGCCATGGACGACGACGACCTTCGCCGTGGGCAGCCAACCTGCCACATCAAGTTTGGCGAAGCCCATGCGATTTTAGCGGGTGACGCACTGCAAACGCTGGCATTTTCTATCCTTTGCGATGCCAACATGGCTGACGTCACTACTGCCGATCGCGTCGCCATGCTGAGCGAGCTGGCACAGGCCAGCGGCGCAATGGGCATGTGTGCGGGTCAGGCGCTAGACTTAGAGGCAGAAAAGCGTAAGGTAAACCTGACAGAGCTTGAGCGCATCCATCGTCATAAAACCGGCATGCTGATCCGGGCATCGGTTCGTCTTTCCGCGCTGGCTGCGGGAGCTCGCGCGGCGTCAGCGCTGCCGCTACTGGATCGCTACGCCAGCGCTATCGGTCTGGCATTTCAAGTTCAAGACGATATTCTGGACGTCATCGGCGCTACGGAAAAAACCGGCAAGCGCCAGGGGGCCGACCTCCAGCATGAAAAAAGCACCTACCCTGCCCTGCTGGGCATAGAAGGCGCGCAGGCCAAAGCGTTAGAGCTTTATCAAGAGGCGATAAGCGCCCTGTCTGAGCTCGCGTCGCAGTCCTATGACACGACGGCATTACAGACACTGGCCGGTTTTATTATCGAACGCGATAATTAA